Genomic DNA from Candidatus Bathyarchaeia archaeon:
CTTCGTCTTGCGCCCCCTTTGGTATCTCTACTTTGAGGTTTGTGGGCTCAAGATGGTCGACGTTAACTCTCCTCCGTCTCACACCAGTCACATGTTTAGGGCCTGAGACTAAGACGAAGTTTTTGTCTATTACATCCACGACTACGCAGCGCGCCCCTGCTTCCCTGCCTGTCTTCTTCACACATATACGCCCAACATCGTAGAGAGTCATTTCGCATCCTTACCTCCTAACTTCACGTTATTAATATATTCTTTGAGAATTGTTTTGAATACTGTGATATTTGACTCCATGGGAAGTAGCTCTGTGTCAAAAATGATATTATATATGGATAGATCTTCGATATTTATGTTGTAGTGTTTTTTGTATCGAATCTTTTCCAGCAGTTCCCTCCTCCTAGTCAACTCCTCAGCCTCTTTAAACGAGATGCCATCCCTTGCAGCTATACGTTCAAACCTCGTCTTATCTGAAGCTGAGAGGAATATTTTGATGTTGGCATATCGCCTAGCGATCCAAGCTGGAAGTTGACCGTCAATCACTACTGAGCCTTCTCTAGCCTCTTTCTCCACCCTCTCATCCACAAGCCTATCTATCGTGCTATCTTTCACCGATAAATCACTCAGTTGCTGAAGAGAGAGACCTCTCTCATCTGCGATCTGCCTAAAAAGCATACCTGCCGAAATGTGTCGCAGCCCAAAGCTCTCAGCGAGGGCTTGGGCATAAGTGCTCTTGCCAGTTCCATGTAGCCCACTGACGGTGACAACCAAACCCTTGCATTCCTTAGACATCTTGAACGCCCCATCCGCAACACTGCCAGCGAGGTTTATCCACCTTAAGTGGAGGTGAAAATAAATCTTTCGAGAAAGCCGTGTAGAATCTGAAGATTCGCCGTTATTGGCCTATGCTTATCTTGAAGAGGCGGTATATCGGTGTGTTCACTGCAAAGGCGCAAAGGATGTACCATTGGTAGAATGTTATCCCAAGTCTATCAGGACCGACCGTAGCCCAGCCGTCAAACCAAGGGATGGGGAATGGGGCGTAGGCCACGATTGCAGGGGCTCCACCTTGGGAGAATAGGGCGCTGAGTGCGTAGAATATGCCAAGGTAGCCGATCATTGGTATGAACATGACTTTATATTGCTGTTTCATGAGTCCACCGGACTCTTTTAGTAGCTCCTTCTGCTGCCTCATGAGACGTGCATATGCCTTCCTATCACCCTTCTTGCGCGCCTCTGAGATCTGCTTTCTAAGCTCACTACTCTTAATTCTGTACTCTTTCATCTTCTCCGGGTTAGTGAATTTACGGTTTAGAGTCCCAGATATTAATGATATACTTATACTTACAAGGAGGATGAGGAATGTGGAGGCAGGTATGACTGTGAGGAAGTCTAAAACCATATCGACATCCACCTATCCTAGTTTTTCACCATCTCTAGTAGTTGCGCCGCAGCCTCCCGTTGACAACCCGTCTTGTTCACGAGTATCCCGAAGGGTATTCCAGCTAAGGTTGCACAAGTAGAGACCATGGCCCTCGAGAGTTGGAGGTGTTCTTTAACTTCCTCTGCGGAGAGACTGTCTCTTCTCCTAGTTTTATCATTACTCCTTCTGAATAAGATTTCCTCCGGCGAGGCTTCCACTAGAGCTATCATGTCTGGTTTAAGGCCTTGGAGCACATGATAAGGTATACCCGGTAGATAGCCCGAATTTGTTTCTATTAGAACGTGGGTGTCAACTATTATTATGCCATCTGAGCCTTCTTGTGCTATGGTTTCAGCGGCTTTCCTTTGGAGTTGGTGCTGAATATCCATCGACGCCTTACGGATCTCATCCCTGTCCTTTATGATGTCCTTAGCTATCTCTAACATGACGGATCCGAAGTTCATAACTCTACATTTGAGACCGTCGTCTTCCGCAAGTCTCCTGAACTCTTCAATCACCGTTGTCTTCCCTACTCCCGGTATTCCTACGATTATTATTCGCCTCTTCACAGCAATCTCGCCTTTAGACCATGCTTCCTAACTATTAAACACAGCACCCCGAGAGCAATTGTTCTCTTCATCTCGGCATTTTTAGAGTTTCCCTTGGTCAATTTATCCTTTTCCTAGAAGGCGGGCTATGCCCGGGTACATCTCCTCGAGACGTTCCCTCATTAGGATTTGGTAATACTGCCACATTATACTGGTCGTTAGTAGCATACCTGTCCCAGTACCGAAGGTATTGGTAAAGTCGGCTACAGCCGCGATAAACCCCACTATACTCCCCCCCAGCACGGTGACCACTGGGATATACCGGTTGAGAAGCTCTTCAATCGACTTCTCCGAGCGTCTGAAACCTGGCACTTGCATACGCGCGTCTATAAGCTGTTTGGCCACTTTCTCAGCGCCTAGGCCACCTATCTGAACCCAAGTTACGGCGAAACCAGCGCAGATAAGTACCATTACAGCCGTGTAGACGACGGCTCTTATAGGGTCGGCTGCAACTGCCTCCAAACTTCGAGGAGAGGTAACGAAGTATGCAAGCCCACTGACAGGGTTACCTTGGGCATCGAACTTCCCTAAGATGTCGACTAGGAAACCTGTCTGGAGGCGTGTGTAAAGTATCTGTGCACCAAAGTAGATGTCTGCAAATAGGGCTGAAGTTAGGATCACAGGTATATTGGAGACGTAGAAGAGCTTCACAGGGTAGATCCCCTTATATCCTCTATACTGCGCATGCGCAATTGGAATCTCCACCCTCAGCCCCTCACAGTAGATGACGACAAGGAACACGATAAAAGTAGCGAGTAAGCCAATGAGGCTTGGATTATTTCCAGGCCTGAACAGAGCGAGAGTTAGGCCTCCGCTTGCCATAAGCCCAGGCAACGCTGGAAAGATGCCGTAGAAGTGGCCATCAGTTCCTAGTATAGGACTAATAGACATCCATGCAACCTGTTGTGCAACGCCAGCTGCTATGAATAGGCTGATGCCGCTGCCTAAGCCCCAACCCTTCTGGATGAGTTCATCCATTAAGATAACCAGTATGCCCACCACTATGAGTTGTGCTAGGATTAGCGAGAAACCTGTGGCGGTTACTTGACCGAAAGCGCCCCCTAGAAGGTATACTACGGATTCGAAGACTGTGAATATTATGGCGAAGAGCTTGTTCATAGCAGTGAAGGCAGCCCGATCTTCTGCCTTGGAGAAGTCTAGAGGAATCATCTTCGAGCCGACGAGGAGTTGTAACACAAGCCCACCAGTCACTATGGGGCCTATCCCCAACTCCATCAGACTCCCTCTCCTGGAGGCGAAGATAACTCTGAGCATCCTGAAAGGATCTGTCCCCTCGCTGATGTTGATGCCGTAGAGAGGGATTTCACACATAACGAGGAAGGTTATGAGGACTAACCCGGTCCACAACAGCTTCTCTCTGAAAGGGACCTTGCGCTCTGGTTTCTTTATCTCTGGTAATATTCGCCCAACCTTGGATAGAACAGCTATACCTCTACTTGGCATAATGAAGGAGACCCTCTACTCTATAGTTACCAGTTTACCACCGGCAGCCTCAATCTTTGAGGCTGCGTGCTCTGAATAAAGCCGAGTCTTGACTATGATGGGTTTGGTGACTTGCCCCTCACCTAAAAGCTTAGCGTAGCCCAGAGAGCCAAGGTCTACGTGATACACGTCACCTTCAAGTTTCGCCTTACCCTCAGCAACCCACCTATCCACGCATCGATCAAGCTCCCCCACATTTATCACCGAGAGTGCCCCCATTCCGGTTGGGGGGAAGAAACCTCTCCTGCCGAAGTGGTCGGGAGCATACTTCACGGTGTAACTCCACTTGTGCTTGTGTAGGCCACTCTTCCCTCTTCCGCCTTTCATCCCATGTTTACGATGCTGGCCGACTTGGCCCCAGCCGTGCGTTCTTGAACCGCGTTGCTTTCTAACCTTTCTAAGCCTGTGAGGCACCTAAAGCATCCTCCTGATAAGGTCGTTTATCTTCTCTCCGCGATAACCCAACTCTCCACACTCACCTACGCCCCGCTTCAGCGACCGTTTGAAGCCTCCGGAGGGAGGGCGCAAACGGAAAACCGGCTTAACATCCCGCAGATCAGTCAATTTAATTTTAAGCTCGTGTAGAGCGTGAGCCAACTCGTCTACCGATTTAAATCCATATCTTTTGAGGTCCTCCACCCTTAACTTTCGGCCGCCTGACAGCTCACACTTTTCAGCCAGCAGCATGGATAAAACATCCTTTGAGATCTCCCCCCAAGTTACATGATCCTTGACAAGCTGTAGCATTCCTAGATAAGGGGCTGTAGAAGGGACTAGAGTAGCATGGTGAGGGCGGTTTAGATGTAGCATGGAGAGAGTATCATCTACATCTTTCCTAACGTTTACAGTACCTCTCAACCTGACTACTGCAAGGCACTTTGCTACTTCCATGACGTCGAGTCACCTGTTCCAGTTGGTCGGAGTTGCTGTGCGGTAAGTGTTTCTCAGGGCGTCATAAACAGCGAAGGCTAGGGAGGAGACTGTATTGGTGGAGCCTGAACTCCTCGACCAACAGTCACTAATGCCCGCCATTCGAAGGATTATAGTCGCAACCTCGCTTGCCACCAGCCCAAGCCCTCGAGGGCCTGGAACCAGCTCAACTTTGACGCTTCCGCATTTACCGACTGTTATGAAGGGGAGGGAGTGAGGTTGGTCGCATCGACACTCCCAGCTCCCGCATCCTCGCCTTATAGGTGTTATGTTCAATTTGGCATACATAACAGCCTTATCTATTGCGTCTCGAACTTGCTTCAACTTACTAGTACCCACACCAACGTAGCCATCTTCGTTACCAACCACCGCGATTACCTTGAACCTCGAATGTTCCCCAGCGTCAGTCTGCTTCTGGACGATACTTATGTTCAATACCTCTTGCTTAAGGTTGGGCAGAAGTTTATCTACTATCTCTGCCTCTTGGATACGGTATCCCTGGGCGAAGATCTCATCTAAAGAAGTGATCTTACCCTCGTTGACAAGCTTGCCAAGTTTAGTCCTTGGACTCCATAACTGCTCTTCTGCAATCCCCAAGCCTATTCACTCTCTATTTTTGCCTTAACTTCGTCGAAGTGTTTCGGAAGATCTCCGGGTGTCAAACCTGCCTTTAGATATCCGGAGAAGAGGCGATTCCGCGTATCACTGTCAGTTATACTCTCCCAATAGTTTGCTATGTGTTCACCGCGAATTCGAGCCTCATCAGGGGTCACCTCCCCATTATGAGGGATGATTACCCCCGCGTCCAGAACACCCCTCAAAGCACCATATACCTTTGACTTTGGCGGAAATTTTCCCACGCCTAAATCTAGTATCGCTTCAGTCAAGCCTATCTTCTTCGCTTTCTTGCCAGCTAATAGGCCCGTCAAATATGCGGTAGGTAGGTTCCCACAGGGAGCTTTCCATCCGTAACATCTCACCAGTTCTCTGGAGGTAACTGACGTGCGAATCAGATCTCCCCCCAGCTTAGCCTCCACGAACTGCACAATTGTATGGGCTAAAGTGTTACGGATAACCAGCCTTAGCTTACGTGATTTTATTAGGCTGATACGCCTCCTATAGTTGGTCTTCCCTTCCCTCCGCCTTCTGAAGGGTGGCCGATAGTTCGAGATGCGCCCTATTTCTGCTTCCTCCTAACTAGCCCTGCGGACTTTATGTGCTGGTTGAGGTTAGCCACACTCTTGAAAGCCCCGCCTTTAGCCATTTTGTATAGCGTGTGGTATGTGGCATCAGTAATAGCCTTGGACTCTCTCAAAACCTTCAACCTGTCTCTCACGGCCCTAATGGTAGCCACCCACTTATCTTTCTTCGGGGAGCGCGCATATTGATTCCCCTCTCTGCTCCCCAGCCCCCTACGTCGCCCTTCTTTCCGCTTATCTTTGAGCACCCTAGCCCTACCTCTACTGACACCTTTAACAGGCAGGGCTTTGATTATACCGCTTCCTATGAGCCTTCGAATATCCTGTCTAGTTATTGCAGAGCCTACATTAGTGAGCTGTTCAGGATCTATCCAAACGCGGTTTAAGCCCACGCCGAGCACATCGGCAGCCAGGCGTCGTTGGCTTCTCAAACTCATCAGTTAAACCTCCCTAACCAATCCATTAGAGCTAAACTACCCCTCCTCCTCGATTTCCTCTGACTTTGCAGCGGTTTCAGCCTCAGCCTTAACTTCACCTTCTTTCTCAGTGGGTTTGACAGCCTTGCCAGGATTCAAAACCGTGAAGCCACGCTTGCGTGCCTCCTCCAGAATCTCCAGACGTTTCCTAGCGCCTACATTGCCAGCTATTCGGATGGCATATTTACTAGGGTCAAGCCTCTCTAAGATCGCACTATTGAATACGAGAACTTCGCAGAGGCCGGATGGATGGAGACCTCTAGCAGCCTTTGGGACTCTATACCCAACCTTCGGTAAAGCTGGCCAACCCTTCCTCTCAAGGCGCATTTTACTGTCTATGCCCTTAGGCCTCCTCCAACGGTTTTTAACCCGTCTGTAACGCCAGCTCTCCTGCCGTATGAAGTCGGGTTTATTCGCCTTAATTTTAGCCCTCAACTTTAGGAGACCCTCAAAGACTGTTTTTTTGGGCCGCGCCTGAATGCCTTCAGCCTTCGCCACCTGCTCCCTCCCCCCTCTCATATATGTAGATCCCGTCGAGAAAGACACGAGGGTCCTTCTTCTTTATTTTTGTAGCCCTTTCAATATTGGCTGCTGTCTGACTTACCTCCTCGAGGTTCACACCCTGAACTATAACATCGTCGCCCTTAACAGTAACCTTGGCGTTACCAATAATCCTAGCGGTTCTAGGACTCTTTTCACCTATGAAGTTCTCTATCAAGACTTTACCTGGATTGACCTTTATGGTGACTGGGAAGTGAGAGAAGACCACTTTAAGTTTATACGTGTAACCTTTGGTAACACCATTAATCATATTCTTTACATGCGCCGCGACAGTCCCCACTAGGGCTCTCTCAGTTTTCCTAGCCCAGTAACTGCGAACATATACGCCTCCATCCGCGGCCACTATCTCGACAGGGGCATGAGAGAAGTCTCTAGTAATCTCGCCGAGGGGGCCTTTAACTCTAAGCGATTTTCCTTCCAGCGCAACATCTACACCCTGTGGGATCGCTGTGAAGCGTTCTTCAACATCGGCTCGAACCATTTACCCTGCCCCTTTAACTTACATAAGCTAAGAGTTTGCCTCCCACATTCATCGCCTTTGCATCTCGATGCGAGATTACCCCCCGAGGTGTGGAGAGTATAAGTATACCAATATCCCTAGATGGCAGATACCTCTTCTCGAAGAACTCGAGTTTGTCAACCTTAACGGAGTAGCGAGGCTTCACCACTCCGCACCTATTAATCCTTCCAAGGAGTTGTACATGGAATTTACCTGATCTCCCGTCGTCTATAAACTCGAACTCGCCAATATAGCCGTTCTTCTGCATAACTCTCAATACGTTCCCGATAAGTTTAGAAGCCCTTGTTATCAGGCATTCACGCTTATTTCTAAACTCGTTATTCATTAGGGTTGTAACGGCATCAGCGAGTGGGTCTGTTTGTGTCATCTTTTTCACCAGTTAGTTATACTTCTTGAAGCCTATTTTCTCAGCAGTCTCCCTGAAGCATTGACGGCAGAGATTTAAACCTAACTTTCTGATTATGGGCCCGTATGCGCCGCATCTCCTGCAAGACCTGCTACCCTTACCAAACTTTCTGACTTTCTTAGGCTTCTGTTTCACTCAAACCCACCTCCAACAACCTCAACCCCGAATATTTCTTTGACGAGGCGGGCTGACTCTGTTGGGCTTACGAAATGCTTAGCTCCGATTCGACTCCTAGCCCTCTTCCTCTCCCTAACCCGATGCCCAGGCCTGCTAACGGTTACGTACACATTCATCCCAACTATGCCCAGCTCAGGGTCATATCGAGTCCCAGGGATCTCGATGTGTTCCCTGATGCCGAAGCCGAAATTTCCCAGCCTGTCGAAGGAGCTGGTTGGAAGCTTATTTCTAACTGCTGCAAAAGCTTTACTCAGAAACTCCATCGCTCTTTGCTTTCTCAACGTTACCATACAGGCTATAGGCTCGCCCTTGCGAATGCCAAAATCTTTAATGGTCTTCTTAGCCGACCTATAGCAAGGTTTTTGGCCAGTCAAGCTCTCCAATATTTTAGAGGCCTTCTCTAAAGGCTCACCAGATTTACCAATGGCAATATTTACGGTGACTTTCTCAATCCTCGGCCGTTGCATCGGATTTCGATACTCAACTGTCGCAGTAGAACTCAGATTGATCAGCCTCCTGGCAGGGATATCTCTGGTTTATCTCGCCCTATAATGAAGACGTAATCTACTGTCGAGCTGTATTCATCACCTTTGGGGCTCCTGATCTTGACGGTAGGTTTAGCCGTGGGTGAGACTTTGGCTATACTAACAATATTGCCACTTATCCCCACGTTTTTACCCCCGGTTATAAGGGCATACGCCCCCTCAGCAAACTTAAAACAGTCTAATATTTGACCCCCAGGTATGCTCAGCTTTAAGGTATCATTGGGCTTATATTGGACATTGGTTGGAGGGGCGCCGTCCGATTTAATAACAAGGTTGCTGCCGTCATGAAGACTCAGCTGAATGACGCCCTGTTTGATGATTGAACAATCACTTAACTTGGCAAGTCTGAAAGTCTTCTCTTCTCCGTCAACCTGGTGAAGTTGGAGAAACCTTTTAGTACTTGGGATTAGCCTATAAGTCCTCTTAACCCCTTCAATCTCTACCACATCCATAAGTCCAACTGGAAACTTTTCATCGAACCTAACCCTGCCGTTAACCTTAACTTTACCATCCGCCAAGATGACTCTTGCTTCTCTCTCCTTACTGGCTAGTCCAAGGATGTCCCTTAGAATGGTTAAAAGAGGAATCGATTTATCGCGAGCGTGAGGCCCGGCTCGTGGTTTAGATATCCAGACGAACTCCTTTCTATGAATTGGCCAGAAGCCTGGGGCTGATTTCCTCTTGCTATGCCGCGCCCCACCTTTATTAGCCATTAATCCTTTCTCCCCTCCTCCTCTTCAGCCGTGTCTGCCTGTTCCTCTCCAATAGCCTCCTCCTCGACTTCTTCGGCGGCTTCAGCTTTTTCTTCCACTGGCTTCTCTTTAGCCAGTCTACTCCTTTCCTCAAGTTTCAGCCTGCGCCATCTATCCTCAGTGTTCAGTTTAGTCACGGAGACTTTAGACGGGTGGATGGGGATTAAGAAACTTGTTCCATCGGCTTTCTCGCCGGTGACACCCTCTATGGTGATCCTAAAATTCTTGAGGTCTACCTTGGCGATCTTACCCTCTAAGCCTGCGTAGTCGCCTCTCGTGATCGTGACTGTGTCCCCCTTTCGAACAGGGATCGACCTCATGTCATACTTGACACGGAGTTCCGGGGATAGAGGCGCTGCTAAAGACTTGTACCTTCTATGTAATGGAGCCGTGAAGTGTGCCTTCCTTTGTTTCGAAGGTTTAGATGAGCTCAACAAATTTACTGGTGCACCTCGTTTCACCTAAATTATTATGCTGGAGAGACTAGCTACCCTAGGCCACCTCTCCGCGGCTTCGCGGGCAACTGGGCCACGGATCTCAGTCCCCTTCAGCTCCCCTTCGGGCGTCATAATGACAGCTGCATTATCCTCAAACTGGAGGACAGTCCCATCAGCCCTCCTGAATGGCATCTTCTGGCGGATGAGCACCGCGGGGAGAATCTGCCTCTTGAGGTCTGGCGACCCTTTCCTCACGGAGGTTAAGAGCATATCACCAATCTTAGCCGAAGGAACCCTTCTTAATCTACCTTTATACCCCACTACCTGAACTATCCTAAGCTTCTTAGCGCCTGTATTGTCTGCGCAGTTTATCACTGCGCCAGTGGGGAGACCTCTCGAGATTCTGGGTCTATACTCGACGAGCCCTTTGGCGCTGACGGCTCTGGTCTTAGGGCCAGGCATCTATTCTTTCCCCTCCCTTTTTACCTTCTCAACGACTACGAAAGAGACAGTCTTGCTTAAAGGTCTACACTCAGCAATCTTCACGGTGTCCCCCTCCTTCGCGGCGATGCATGGTGGATTGTGGGCAGGGATCCTACTCCTACGCCGCTCATACCGCATATACTTGGGTATATAGTGAGTGTAATCTCTTCGGACGATGACAGTATTCTGCATTTTGGCGCTTACTACTTCCCCCTCCAGCATGCGCCTTCTAACGGTTAAGAGACCATGGAAGGGACAGTTGCGATCGCCACAATTCTCTGAGGTTAGAGCGGGTATCCCAAGCCCTATACCTTTGAGTTTCACCATCGTCTACCAGTCCTCCTCTTCACCCTATCCTCCAGCCTCCCAATTATCTTATTCCCATCTACATCGACGAGGTCTCCACTTGGCAACTTAAACCTGAAGATCGACCCTGCCTTAGGGATCTTCTTAAACCGCCCCTCTTGAAGTATCGTAATCATATTTCTGGTTTCATCCACAACCTTACCTGCGAGTGACTCCCTGTCTTTACAGGTATCCTTTACCACCACAGTGTCTAACCCAATCAGTTCACGTCTAAGTATATCTTTCGGGGATGGACGACTCACTCCTTGAGACGCCTCCTCTTCGCGGAATGCCTCACTGATTTCTCCTCGTTCATCACCGTCAATATGCGAGCCAACGTCTTCTTGATAGCTCTTATTCGACCTGGGTTCTCCACTCTACCCCCAGCCTTCACCATTGTCTTCAACTTCATCAACTCAACCCTCAACTCTGAAAGCTTTGCATTCAGCTTTTCTGAACTCATAGCCCGTATCTCTTTCATTCTAAGGATAGCCACTACCCAGACACCTCCCCAACCCCTTCAGCAACCTCATCAGACCCCTCCAAATCTTCTTTAGCGCCAATCTCTGCCCCCCCTCCAGCCTTCTCTGGAGACATTGAACTCCCTCCTTGAGATGAAGAAACTTCAGCGGGTGCTGTCTCCTTGGGGGTTTCAACTACTTCGGGCGCCACCTCCTTTATCTCCACTATGTCAGGAGATTTGTACTCAGGAGGCACAATTACAACCTTTATGCCGAAGAGTCCGCGTGGAAGTTGGATGTATAGGACAGCTCTCTTCAGGTTGTTCAGGACTGGATCTCCAACTTTGGGTATGTATCCAGCCTTGAACTTCTCATGTCTAGCCCTCTCGCTGCTTAGTTTACCCGATATGATTATCTCAGCGCCTAGAGCGCCCGCTTTCATGATGCTGTTGAGAGCCCAGTGGCAGGTTCTCCGAAAGTGAATTCCTCTCTCCAAGGCTG
This window encodes:
- a CDS encoding nucleoside monophosphate kinase → MSKECKGLVVTVSGLHGTGKSTYAQALAESFGLRHISAGMLFRQIADERGLSLQQLSDLSVKDSTIDRLVDERVEKEAREGSVVIDGQLPAWIARRYANIKIFLSASDKTRFERIAARDGISFKEAEELTRRRELLEKIRYKKHYNINIEDLSIYNIIFDTELLPMESNITVFKTILKEYINNVKLGGKDAK
- a CDS encoding EMC3/TMCO1 family protein; translation: MVLDFLTVIPASTFLILLVSISISLISGTLNRKFTNPEKMKEYRIKSSELRKQISEARKKGDRKAYARLMRQQKELLKESGGLMKQQYKVMFIPMIGYLGIFYALSALFSQGGAPAIVAYAPFPIPWFDGWATVGPDRLGITFYQWYILCAFAVNTPIYRLFKISIGQ
- a CDS encoding adenylate kinase codes for the protein MKRRIIIVGIPGVGKTTVIEEFRRLAEDDGLKCRVMNFGSVMLEIAKDIIKDRDEIRKASMDIQHQLQRKAAETIAQEGSDGIIIVDTHVLIETNSGYLPGIPYHVLQGLKPDMIALVEASPEEILFRRSNDKTRRRDSLSAEEVKEHLQLSRAMVSTCATLAGIPFGILVNKTGCQREAAAQLLEMVKN
- the secY gene encoding preprotein translocase subunit SecY; the protein is MPSRGIAVLSKVGRILPEIKKPERKVPFREKLLWTGLVLITFLVMCEIPLYGINISEGTDPFRMLRVIFASRRGSLMELGIGPIVTGGLVLQLLVGSKMIPLDFSKAEDRAAFTAMNKLFAIIFTVFESVVYLLGGAFGQVTATGFSLILAQLIVVGILVILMDELIQKGWGLGSGISLFIAAGVAQQVAWMSISPILGTDGHFYGIFPALPGLMASGGLTLALFRPGNNPSLIGLLATFIVFLVVIYCEGLRVEIPIAHAQYRGYKGIYPVKLFYVSNIPVILTSALFADIYFGAQILYTRLQTGFLVDILGKFDAQGNPVSGLAYFVTSPRSLEAVAADPIRAVVYTAVMVLICAGFAVTWVQIGGLGAEKVAKQLIDARMQVPGFRRSEKSIEELLNRYIPVVTVLGGSIVGFIAAVADFTNTFGTGTGMLLTTSIMWQYYQILMRERLEEMYPGIARLLGKG
- a CDS encoding uL15 family ribosomal protein; translated protein: MKGGRGKSGLHKHKWSYTVKYAPDHFGRRGFFPPTGMGALSVINVGELDRCVDRWVAEGKAKLEGDVYHVDLGSLGYAKLLGEGQVTKPIIVKTRLYSEHAASKIEAAGGKLVTIE
- a CDS encoding 50S ribosomal protein L30, which gives rise to MEVAKCLAVVRLRGTVNVRKDVDDTLSMLHLNRPHHATLVPSTAPYLGMLQLVKDHVTWGEISKDVLSMLLAEKCELSGGRKLRVEDLKRYGFKSVDELAHALHELKIKLTDLRDVKPVFRLRPPSGGFKRSLKRGVGECGELGYRGEKINDLIRRML
- a CDS encoding 30S ribosomal protein S5 → MGIAEEQLWSPRTKLGKLVNEGKITSLDEIFAQGYRIQEAEIVDKLLPNLKQEVLNISIVQKQTDAGEHSRFKVIAVVGNEDGYVGVGTSKLKQVRDAIDKAVMYAKLNITPIRRGCGSWECRCDQPHSLPFITVGKCGSVKVELVPGPRGLGLVASEVATIILRMAGISDCWSRSSGSTNTVSSLAFAVYDALRNTYRTATPTNWNR
- a CDS encoding 50S ribosomal protein L18, with the translated sequence MGRISNYRPPFRRRREGKTNYRRRISLIKSRKLRLVIRNTLAHTIVQFVEAKLGGDLIRTSVTSRELVRCYGWKAPCGNLPTAYLTGLLAGKKAKKIGLTEAILDLGVGKFPPKSKVYGALRGVLDAGVIIPHNGEVTPDEARIRGEHIANYWESITDSDTRNRLFSGYLKAGLTPGDLPKHFDEVKAKIESE
- a CDS encoding 50S ribosomal protein L19e — protein: MSLRSQRRLAADVLGVGLNRVWIDPEQLTNVGSAITRQDIRRLIGSGIIKALPVKGVSRGRARVLKDKRKEGRRRGLGSREGNQYARSPKKDKWVATIRAVRDRLKVLRESKAITDATYHTLYKMAKGGAFKSVANLNQHIKSAGLVRRKQK
- a CDS encoding 50S ribosomal protein L32e, which produces MRGGREQVAKAEGIQARPKKTVFEGLLKLRAKIKANKPDFIRQESWRYRRVKNRWRRPKGIDSKMRLERKGWPALPKVGYRVPKAARGLHPSGLCEVLVFNSAILERLDPSKYAIRIAGNVGARKRLEILEEARKRGFTVLNPGKAVKPTEKEGEVKAEAETAAKSEEIEEEG
- a CDS encoding 50S ribosomal protein L6 gives rise to the protein MVRADVEERFTAIPQGVDVALEGKSLRVKGPLGEITRDFSHAPVEIVAADGGVYVRSYWARKTERALVGTVAAHVKNMINGVTKGYTYKLKVVFSHFPVTIKVNPGKVLIENFIGEKSPRTARIIGNAKVTVKGDDVIVQGVNLEEVSQTAANIERATKIKKKDPRVFLDGIYIYERGEGAGGEG
- a CDS encoding 30S ribosomal protein S8, whose amino-acid sequence is MTQTDPLADAVTTLMNNEFRNKRECLITRASKLIGNVLRVMQKNGYIGEFEFIDDGRSGKFHVQLLGRINRCGVVKPRYSVKVDKLEFFEKRYLPSRDIGILILSTPRGVISHRDAKAMNVGGKLLAYVS
- a CDS encoding 30S ribosomal protein S14, which gives rise to MKQKPKKVRKFGKGSRSCRRCGAYGPIIRKLGLNLCRQCFRETAEKIGFKKYN
- a CDS encoding 50S ribosomal protein L5 yields the protein MPARRLINLSSTATVEYRNPMQRPRIEKVTVNIAIGKSGEPLEKASKILESLTGQKPCYRSAKKTIKDFGIRKGEPIACMVTLRKQRAMEFLSKAFAAVRNKLPTSSFDRLGNFGFGIREHIEIPGTRYDPELGIVGMNVYVTVSRPGHRVRERKRARSRIGAKHFVSPTESARLVKEIFGVEVVGGGFE
- a CDS encoding 30S ribosomal protein S4e, yielding MANKGGARHSKRKSAPGFWPIHRKEFVWISKPRAGPHARDKSIPLLTILRDILGLASKEREARVILADGKVKVNGRVRFDEKFPVGLMDVVEIEGVKRTYRLIPSTKRFLQLHQVDGEEKTFRLAKLSDCSIIKQGVIQLSLHDGSNLVIKSDGAPPTNVQYKPNDTLKLSIPGGQILDCFKFAEGAYALITGGKNVGISGNIVSIAKVSPTAKPTVKIRSPKGDEYSSTVDYVFIIGRDKPEISLPGG
- the rplX gene encoding 50S ribosomal protein L24, coding for MLSSSKPSKQRKAHFTAPLHRRYKSLAAPLSPELRVKYDMRSIPVRKGDTVTITRGDYAGLEGKIAKVDLKNFRITIEGVTGEKADGTSFLIPIHPSKVSVTKLNTEDRWRRLKLEERSRLAKEKPVEEKAEAAEEVEEEAIGEEQADTAEEEEGRKD
- a CDS encoding 50S ribosomal protein L14, with the translated sequence MPGPKTRAVSAKGLVEYRPRISRGLPTGAVINCADNTGAKKLRIVQVVGYKGRLRRVPSAKIGDMLLTSVRKGSPDLKRQILPAVLIRQKMPFRRADGTVLQFEDNAAVIMTPEGELKGTEIRGPVAREAAERWPRVASLSSIII
- a CDS encoding 30S ribosomal protein S17 is translated as MVKLKGIGLGIPALTSENCGDRNCPFHGLLTVRRRMLEGEVVSAKMQNTVIVRRDYTHYIPKYMRYERRRSRIPAHNPPCIAAKEGDTVKIAECRPLSKTVSFVVVEKVKREGKE
- a CDS encoding ribonuclease P protein subunit, whose protein sequence is MSRPSPKDILRRELIGLDTVVVKDTCKDRESLAGKVVDETRNMITILQEGRFKKIPKAGSIFRFKLPSGDLVDVDGNKIIGRLEDRVKRRTGRRW
- the rpmC gene encoding 50S ribosomal protein L29 → MAILRMKEIRAMSSEKLNAKLSELRVELMKLKTMVKAGGRVENPGRIRAIKKTLARILTVMNEEKSVRHSAKRRRLKE